A section of the Mangifera indica cultivar Alphonso chromosome 12, CATAS_Mindica_2.1, whole genome shotgun sequence genome encodes:
- the LOC123193052 gene encoding uncharacterized protein LOC123193052 translates to MVAESWLRNLWKNSRKHEAGPPKELIGVLAFEVAGLMSKLVHLWQSLSDKQIARLRGEIMNSVGIKKLISEDEEFIANLIRFELVETLAHVAKSVARLGKKCNHPGLKNFENAYEELIKIGADPFGWGFTLKKMDKKVKKMERFISINATLYQEMEMLSDHKQTLKRMKGNDNDLDNLLEFQKKVSWKEQEVKNLREVSIWNKTYDYTVLLLARSLFTLFCRIKDAFGISSSADVGDYKDFASDYIPRSHSVSALMQSSVHPSDNTGIARFSSGPLGMFASNSGPNSKPKNINNYHSGPLIAASTKSGPLSGKNNNVNFYSGPLQRSTPKSSTIFGKDNKSGKKMWKLRDMSLGFNGKKPSSKTNQLTQVGPFKGCMMAADGSSVTNYSSPGAVHLGILNGAKDGIVNCLPQGNTVYIKNSVLNGKGRLLDAPPETLGGAALALHYANVIIVIEKLVASPHLIGHDAREDLYNMLPASVRAALRARLKPYTKSLATSVYDTVLAGEWTTAMTTILEWLAPLAHNMIRWQSERSFEQQNLISRTNVLLVQTLYFANQEKTEATITELLVGLNYVWRFSREVNAKALQECASSGIFDECVGLEG, encoded by the coding sequence ATGGTTGCAGAGTCTTGGTTGCGTAATTTGTGGAAAAATTCTCGAAAGCATGAAGCAGGCCCTCCAAAAGAATTGATCGGAGTATTAGCTTTTGAAGTTGCTGGCTTGATGTCTAAATTGGTTCATCTTTGGCAATCTTTAAGTGATAAGCAGATTGCCAGGTTGAGAGGGGAGATTATGAATTCTGTGGGTATAAAGAAGCTCATATCTGAGGATGAAGAGTTCATTGCGAATTTAATACGTTTCGAGTTGGTAGAGACTTTGGCACATGTGGCAAAATCTGTGGCCAGGCTCGGGAAGAAGTGTAATCACCCTGGATTGAAGAACTTTGAGAATGCGTACGAAGAATTGATCAAGATTGGTGCCGACCCATTTGGATGGGGTTTTACATTGAAGAAGATGGACAAGAAAGTTAAGAAGATGGAACGTTTCATTTCGATAAATGCCACTTTGTACCAAGAGATGGAAATGCTTTCAGATCACAAACAGACTCTAAAGAGAATGAAGGGTAATGATAATGACTTAGACAATTTGCTTGAGTTTCAAAAGAAGGTATCATGGAAGGAACAGGAGGTGAAGAATCTGAGAGAGGTCTCTATTTGGAACAAAACCTATGATTATACAGTTCTCCTTTTGGCAAGATCactatttactttattttgtagGATCAAAGACGCCTTTGGAATCAGCTCAAGCGCAGATGTTGGTGATTATAAAGATTTCGCTTCTGATTATATACCCCGCAGCCACTCAGTTTCTGCATTAATGCAGTCTTCAGTTCATCCATCTGACAACACTGGCATTGCTAGATTTTCATCTGGTCCCCTTGGAATGTTTGCTAGTAACTCAGGCCCAAAttcaaaacctaaaaatataaataattaccaTTCAGGTCCTCTTATTGCTGCAAGCACAAAATCAGGTCCTCTTTCTGGAAAGAACAACAATGTCAACTTCTATTCAGGTCCTCTTCAGAGATCAACTCCAAAGTCAAGTACCATTTTTGGAAAGGATAATAAAAGTGGGAAGAAGATGTGGAAGCTTCGTGACATGTCTCTTGGCTTTAATGGGAAGAAACCATCATCGAAAACCAACCAATTGACTCAAGTAGGACCATTCAAGGGATGCATGATGGCTGCTGACGGTTCTTCTGTCACCAATTATTCAAGTCCAGGTGCTGTTCATTTGGGAATTCTTAATGGAGCAAAAGATGGCATTGTAAACTGCCTACCCCAGGGAAACacagtttatattaaaaattcagtcTTAAATGGCAAGGGCAGGCTGTTGGATGCTCCTCCAGAAACTCTTGGTGGTGCTGCTTTAGCCCTACACTATGCAAATGTAATTATTGTCATTGAGAAGCTAGTGGCATCCCCCCATTTGATTGGTCATGATGCAAGAGAGGACTTGTACAATATGTTACCTGCTAGTGTACGGGCTGCACTGAGAGCACGGTTAAAACCATACACAAAGAGCTTGGCTACATCAGTTTATGATACTGTGCTTGCAGGAGAGTGGACAACTGCAATGACAACAATATTGGAATGGTTGGCTCCACTTGCTCATAATATGATTAGATGGCAATCTGAGCGTAGCTTTGAGCAGCAAAACTTAATTTCCAGGACAAATGTTCTTCTAGTACAAACCCTCTACTTTGCAAATCAAGAAAAGACAGAAGCAACAATCACCGAGCTTCTTGTTGGCCTTAATTATGTGTGGAGATTCAGTAGAGAAGTCAATGCAAAAGCTCTGCAAGAGTGTGCTAGCAGTGGAATATTTGATGAATGCGTGGGTCTGGAAGGGTAA